A part of Terriglobales bacterium genomic DNA contains:
- a CDS encoding CRTAC1 family protein — MAAAVASTASVAIVLVACRIVSFGLAEPLPASKTAEIFTDVTQEAGITWRHFSGQSDDRFLLETMGGGVAFIDFDNDGLLDLLFVNGGETPKGKSATPVRNALYRNLGNGKFQDVAAAAGLDRLAFYGMGVAAADYDNDGFPDIFITGYPSSALYHNNRNGTFTDVTERAGVRNAGKWATCAVWFDYDRDGKLDLFVCNYVKFSYADQKRCEFDRKRGYCEQVAYEGDSPTLYHNNGDGTFTNVSVRAGFQTLSRRALGAVSIDVNDDGWPDLFVACDGSPNLLLVNKGNGTFEDRALDAEVAYSSEGKARAGMGVDAGDINGDGWPDFVVTNFNDELHALFVHTGQLLFEDRSRESGLAASTRHYVGFGTKFLDFDNDGDLDLVIVNGHVNEFMQRIRKDIRYDEPPLLLSNTGAGTFKNMEELAGQAFRKAYVARGLAVGDFNNDGYPDVAFVTLNDEPVLLRNNLRSNHWLGVQLQGKRSNRDAIGAKLTLHAGQKALVRWITGGSSYLASHDNRVVFGLGATLPHDLSLEVRWPSGIPQTVSNLGLDRYNKVEEAEAAGGTPAHLGNLDSGTRAEEGQHNSGHPFAIAPFLSARALPRLLRKQVAVVVEALSWGLNLYKGAMLVTSGR, encoded by the coding sequence ATGGCAGCGGCAGTCGCTTCGACCGCTTCAGTTGCCATCGTGCTAGTGGCTTGCCGCATTGTTTCGTTTGGTCTGGCCGAACCCTTGCCGGCTTCTAAAACAGCAGAAATCTTCACCGATGTTACTCAGGAAGCCGGGATCACCTGGCGGCACTTCAGCGGACAATCTGACGATCGTTTCCTTCTTGAGACCATGGGAGGCGGAGTCGCCTTCATTGATTTCGACAATGACGGCCTTTTAGATCTTCTGTTCGTAAATGGTGGGGAAACTCCGAAAGGGAAGAGCGCGACTCCAGTTCGGAATGCGTTGTACCGCAATCTTGGTAACGGCAAGTTCCAGGATGTCGCTGCTGCCGCCGGCCTGGATCGGCTTGCGTTTTATGGCATGGGAGTGGCGGCTGCGGATTACGACAATGATGGATTTCCCGACATTTTCATCACCGGTTATCCATCCAGTGCTCTCTACCACAACAATCGCAACGGAACCTTCACCGATGTCACAGAACGCGCTGGCGTAAGGAACGCAGGGAAATGGGCGACATGCGCCGTGTGGTTTGATTATGACCGAGATGGCAAGCTCGACCTTTTCGTCTGTAACTACGTCAAGTTCTCATACGCCGATCAGAAGCGCTGCGAGTTTGACCGCAAGCGCGGCTATTGTGAGCAGGTTGCCTATGAGGGTGACTCTCCTACGCTCTACCACAACAATGGCGATGGCACTTTTACCAACGTCAGTGTGCGAGCTGGCTTTCAGACTCTCTCGCGTCGGGCGCTAGGCGCCGTCAGCATTGATGTGAATGATGATGGATGGCCCGATCTTTTTGTAGCCTGCGATGGGTCGCCAAACCTGCTGCTAGTGAACAAGGGTAACGGCACCTTCGAGGACCGTGCCCTCGATGCCGAGGTTGCCTACAGCAGTGAGGGCAAAGCTCGAGCCGGTATGGGAGTGGATGCCGGCGACATAAATGGTGACGGCTGGCCTGATTTTGTGGTCACCAACTTCAACGACGAACTTCATGCCCTGTTCGTCCATACCGGCCAGCTGCTTTTCGAGGACCGAAGCCGCGAGTCAGGATTGGCAGCTTCCACCAGGCATTATGTCGGTTTCGGCACGAAGTTCCTGGACTTCGACAACGACGGCGATCTCGACCTGGTGATTGTCAACGGCCACGTGAACGAGTTCATGCAGCGCATCCGCAAGGACATTCGATACGACGAACCTCCGCTTCTTCTGTCCAACACTGGCGCAGGAACATTTAAAAACATGGAGGAGCTGGCGGGGCAGGCGTTCCGTAAAGCCTATGTCGCGCGCGGGCTGGCAGTCGGGGACTTCAACAACGATGGTTATCCAGACGTTGCATTTGTCACTCTTAACGATGAGCCAGTGCTACTACGCAACAATCTTCGCAGCAATCATTGGCTTGGCGTTCAACTTCAGGGGAAGAGAAGCAATCGCGACGCGATCGGCGCCAAGTTGACACTGCACGCCGGCCAGAAAGCACTAGTTCGCTGGATCACAGGGGGTTCGAGCTATCTCGCGTCACATGACAACAGAGTGGTTTTTGGGTTGGGAGCCACGCTACCTCACGATCTTAGCTTAGAGGTGCGATGGCCAAGCGGCATCCCGCAAACCGTCTCTAACTTAGGACTGGATCGCTATAACAAGGTCGAGGAAGCCGAGGCCGCTGGAGGGACCCCTGCTCATTTGGGGAATCTAGACTCAGGAACTAGAGCAGAAGAAGGACAACACAACTCTGGCCATCCTTTTGCTATAGCGCCTTTTCTTTCCGCTCGAGCTTTGCCTCGCCTTCTTCGAAAGCAAGTTGCGGTTGTTGTAGAAGCTCTCTCTTGGGGCCTCAATCTCTACAAGGGAGCCATGCTTGTGACATCCGGGAGATGA
- a CDS encoding Xaa-Pro peptidase family protein, translated as MRRAVVWVGVGLLCAAMAHSAETASAEFQDRRERAMKLFPDGILLLHANSAVSLDAHGFQQNPAFFYLTGLPDAVGAILAIDGVKHETWLFVPGEQGPLWPPPRALLAPGPATAAQLKIDHVVSWNDFAPFIDRRLAESVAPILYWCEEPWMSAPNLPSNVTVDNDAQFFWRYAIGHRWPNATMRSAAELLDAERVKKTAYEIPVMRRTAKASAQALLAGMRGVRPGHSQREVEAEVVHECIRAGGEGPAFWPWVMSGPNSAFPAPMGSFADYHHLDRVMKPGELVRVDVGCDLEHYQGDVGRTVPVSGHFGPGQREVWNVFVAAYQAGLRAFHDGVRKTDVYAAWRQEVERQRENVKTDVGKRAVEAMLIKDGTPFWQIHAVGLDTTDTPQVLRAGMTVAFEPMVTVDGVGYYLEDMILITTNGHEVLTDNLPYSADEIERAMR; from the coding sequence GTGCGCCGAGCTGTTGTTTGGGTGGGGGTTGGGTTGCTTTGCGCTGCTATGGCGCACTCGGCAGAAACCGCCAGCGCCGAATTCCAAGACCGTCGGGAGCGCGCCATGAAGCTGTTTCCCGATGGCATTCTCTTGCTGCATGCGAATTCTGCAGTATCTCTGGACGCACACGGGTTTCAACAGAATCCAGCTTTCTTTTACCTCACCGGATTGCCGGATGCCGTTGGCGCGATCCTGGCAATTGACGGTGTGAAGCATGAGACGTGGCTATTTGTTCCAGGGGAACAAGGTCCCTTGTGGCCTCCACCACGTGCATTACTCGCGCCAGGTCCGGCGACGGCGGCCCAGTTGAAGATTGATCACGTGGTTAGTTGGAACGACTTTGCACCTTTCATTGACCGCCGCTTAGCGGAGAGTGTCGCTCCTATCCTTTATTGGTGTGAGGAGCCTTGGATGTCCGCGCCGAACCTGCCCTCCAATGTTACCGTGGATAACGACGCGCAATTCTTTTGGCGATATGCCATCGGCCATCGTTGGCCTAATGCCACGATGCGTTCGGCTGCGGAGCTGCTCGACGCAGAGCGAGTCAAGAAAACCGCGTACGAGATCCCAGTCATGCGGCGGACTGCGAAAGCCAGCGCACAGGCGCTGCTGGCAGGTATGCGTGGTGTACGACCCGGTCATTCCCAGCGAGAAGTAGAGGCAGAAGTCGTTCACGAGTGCATCCGGGCTGGTGGCGAAGGGCCCGCATTCTGGCCGTGGGTAATGTCAGGTCCGAACTCGGCTTTTCCAGCGCCTATGGGTTCATTTGCGGACTATCACCACCTCGACCGCGTAATGAAGCCAGGTGAGTTGGTCCGCGTAGATGTTGGTTGCGATTTGGAGCACTATCAAGGCGATGTCGGGCGCACAGTTCCGGTTTCAGGCCATTTCGGCCCGGGCCAGCGCGAAGTCTGGAACGTTTTTGTGGCTGCCTATCAGGCTGGCCTCCGCGCGTTTCACGATGGTGTGCGGAAAACTGACGTATACGCAGCGTGGCGGCAAGAAGTAGAGCGGCAGCGTGAGAATGTGAAAACAGATGTGGGCAAGCGCGCCGTCGAGGCCATGCTCATCAAAGACGGAACTCCATTCTGGCAAATCCATGCAGTAGGTCTTGATACAACTGACACACCCCAGGTGCTGCGAGCGGGAATGACCGTCGCTTTCGAGCCCATGGTGACAGTTGACGGCGTGGGCTACTACCTGGAGGACATGATCTTGATTACGACGAATGGCCATGAAGTGCTAACCGACAACTTACCCTACAGTGCTGATGAAATCGAGCGCGCAATGCGTTGA
- a CDS encoding CehA/McbA family metallohydrolase, giving the protein MTKGFRSLSWLLLLVLGLVGARSSAQIPTAYPIATPNPDKQLQAAGQMYMEGLYLPSVTRGPWNPTWSPSGEEIAFGMHGSIWKVSAQGGDAIQVTSGPHYDSQPAWSPDGRSIAFSRDDGHSMHIWVVRQDGSSPQQLTHGAGINVDPEWQSANLIYYTSSPGGKPLGLWQVPARGGTPSPLLADGKQSLQPASSPDGKSYVFISARPIAPGLPASYGSGDLWKVDLATKVPHLLLRQETLWAARPRWSPDGKTIVLVSQQTGRNQLFLADAKTGIPAQLTYSKDEVFTPAWSPKGDRIAFISNGDHKFTLLTMPAAGGEATPVKIAALRWKEPAGTLRVSVEDPSGNKTAARIYLTGNDGKSWAPDGAFERVSIITGDHYFQSAGDFTVELPAGKAIVEAAKGFQYRPQKREVEITAGQTQTVTLKLERIADLQANGWYSGDNHLHMNYGGVYAETPESLLSEADAEDLNVVNDFPTNHNTRLIDVEYFTGKPDTHSSPNRILYFNEEYRPNFAGHMGLLNMKRFYFPVYDGYDGTPYAAEYPTNAQVLDAMHEQGAIGGYVHPYLLSPGGDPLKTHNFVGAREFPADVALGKTDFYDLMCIWTDANVAGEVLYRLWNLGYRIPVSAGSDAMPNYWRAPTIGGVRVYVHSESPLNYQGWIDGLVKGKSFVTNGPLMTFKVDGHEPGDEVQISGEKSSVPVEVEVNSIVPVERLDIIQNGQVVASEKAADPYHIKISKAVPVASSGWIAARVSGPAKVHLITDSYVYAHSNPVWLTRDGQKPSSPKDAQYFVQWMDSALQLVPQRTFYTPQQKAETVAVYQKAREKFLEMSGAGAPGK; this is encoded by the coding sequence ATGACGAAAGGCTTCCGCAGCCTGTCGTGGCTGCTGCTCCTGGTCCTCGGGCTGGTTGGCGCCCGGTCCTCGGCACAAATTCCTACAGCTTACCCAATCGCGACGCCAAACCCTGATAAGCAGCTCCAGGCCGCCGGACAGATGTATATGGAGGGCTTGTATCTCCCCTCAGTCACCCGGGGTCCTTGGAACCCCACGTGGTCGCCGAGCGGTGAGGAAATTGCTTTCGGCATGCATGGAAGCATCTGGAAAGTTTCAGCACAAGGTGGAGATGCAATCCAAGTCACATCCGGGCCGCACTATGACTCGCAACCGGCATGGTCGCCCGATGGCCGCAGCATCGCTTTCTCGCGCGACGATGGCCATTCCATGCACATCTGGGTAGTGCGCCAGGACGGCAGTTCACCCCAGCAACTGACCCATGGAGCAGGCATCAACGTGGATCCGGAGTGGCAGTCCGCCAACCTGATTTACTACACCTCAAGCCCCGGTGGTAAGCCGCTTGGACTGTGGCAAGTGCCCGCGAGGGGCGGCACTCCGTCGCCACTGTTGGCCGACGGCAAGCAGAGCCTGCAGCCCGCTTCTTCGCCCGATGGCAAGTCTTATGTGTTTATAAGCGCGCGCCCCATAGCTCCCGGCCTGCCAGCCTCGTACGGTTCGGGAGACCTCTGGAAGGTTGATCTTGCCACCAAGGTGCCGCATTTATTATTGCGCCAGGAAACGTTGTGGGCGGCGCGACCGCGCTGGTCGCCCGACGGCAAGACCATCGTTCTTGTCTCGCAGCAAACCGGCCGAAACCAGCTCTTTCTCGCCGACGCCAAAACTGGCATACCAGCCCAGCTCACATATTCAAAGGATGAGGTATTCACGCCCGCGTGGTCTCCCAAGGGCGACCGCATCGCATTCATTTCCAACGGCGACCACAAATTCACCCTGTTAACCATGCCTGCCGCCGGCGGCGAAGCCACACCTGTAAAAATCGCCGCTCTGCGATGGAAGGAGCCTGCAGGCACGCTCCGTGTGTCGGTTGAGGACCCCTCTGGAAATAAAACCGCAGCGCGGATATACCTGACCGGGAACGACGGAAAGTCCTGGGCTCCAGACGGTGCTTTCGAACGCGTGTCAATTATTACTGGCGACCACTACTTTCAGAGCGCGGGCGATTTCACAGTTGAACTGCCGGCAGGAAAGGCGATTGTTGAAGCAGCCAAGGGATTTCAGTACCGTCCGCAGAAGAGGGAAGTAGAGATTACAGCCGGCCAGACCCAGACGGTCACGCTCAAGCTAGAGCGCATTGCCGATTTGCAAGCGAATGGCTGGTATTCCGGCGATAACCACCTGCACATGAACTACGGTGGCGTGTATGCCGAAACGCCCGAATCTTTGCTGTCGGAGGCCGACGCAGAGGACCTTAACGTGGTGAATGATTTTCCCACCAACCACAACACGCGTCTGATTGACGTCGAGTACTTCACCGGCAAGCCTGATACACATTCCAGCCCCAACCGCATTCTGTACTTCAATGAGGAATACCGCCCCAATTTTGCTGGCCATATGGGGCTGCTGAACATGAAGCGCTTCTATTTCCCCGTCTACGATGGTTACGATGGAACACCGTATGCGGCCGAGTACCCAACCAACGCCCAAGTACTCGATGCAATGCATGAACAGGGTGCCATTGGAGGGTATGTACACCCATACCTCTTATCCCCTGGCGGCGACCCGCTGAAAACGCACAACTTTGTAGGAGCGCGAGAATTTCCCGCTGACGTGGCCCTTGGGAAGACGGATTTCTACGATCTGATGTGCATATGGACGGATGCGAACGTGGCCGGTGAAGTACTGTACCGTTTATGGAATCTGGGTTATAGGATTCCAGTCTCAGCCGGCAGCGACGCCATGCCAAATTACTGGCGCGCACCGACCATAGGTGGAGTGCGCGTGTATGTCCACTCAGAGTCGCCGTTGAACTACCAGGGTTGGATCGATGGGCTGGTTAAAGGAAAATCGTTTGTCACCAACGGCCCCCTTATGACCTTTAAAGTGGATGGCCACGAACCCGGTGACGAAGTACAGATTTCAGGCGAGAAGTCATCGGTTCCTGTGGAAGTGGAAGTGAACTCGATTGTTCCCGTGGAGCGCTTGGACATCATCCAAAATGGGCAGGTTGTCGCTTCGGAGAAAGCCGCGGATCCTTACCACATCAAGATCAGCAAGGCAGTCCCTGTAGCCTCCAGTGGCTGGATCGCCGCCCGCGTGTCCGGCCCAGCAAAGGTCCATTTGATTACGGACAGCTACGTTTACGCGCATTCGAATCCGGTTTGGCTTACTCGTGACGGCCAGAAGCCCTCTTCGCCTAAGGACGCCCAATACTTCGTGCAATGGATGGATAGCGCGTTGCAACTCGTCCCGCAGCGCACGTTCTACACGCCGCAACAAAAAGCGGAAACCGTGGCGGTTTATCAGAAAGCTCGCGAGAAGTTTCTTGAAATGAGCGGTGCTGGGGCGCCGGGTAAATAG
- a CDS encoding tetratricopeptide repeat protein — MTFAICLIAMLPIAVDAIAQENPQALAENASELVKIRDFRGAERELRRAIQLAPGQSAYLSALASTFAMEGNLPSAALYFEKALSVDSTNVRIRRDLAATQWQLGQLRAAKANLRLVLRSDPRDRQAILLLGMVAENSKDYVTAARMLGSIPSELTQHPEARAALVHAYYESGQRAQARQAIEASLNEDKDPQALFLMAQVATQERDFEIGERVLTSIKSVYPDQRALQFELASLQYRSQRFADCQQTLVDLIKAGDETSEVYNLLGWAYESQGRTNEATRALDKAVQLDSKKEANYLDLIQILLNQHQFTRAQEVARKLTELFPSSFRAYDLRGAAETRASDFGAAAMCYTRAVELEPHNARANLLLAQAQERAGMKQGAERTLRRGMRLFPRDGSHFQEFALMLLKDAQPEDSATKVSAAGLLQTAIRLDPQLWESHHQLGELWIEKKQTSKGLKELEVAERLRPGSSKVHYSLWRAYRRQGREQEAAKERALFESATAEEEASLHRPPEPAKRTEQR, encoded by the coding sequence ATGACCTTTGCAATTTGTCTTATCGCAATGCTGCCGATTGCTGTCGATGCGATTGCCCAGGAAAATCCACAAGCTCTTGCCGAAAATGCTTCAGAGCTGGTGAAAATCCGAGATTTCCGGGGGGCAGAACGCGAATTACGCCGCGCAATCCAGCTTGCTCCCGGGCAGTCTGCGTATCTGTCAGCTCTTGCCAGTACCTTTGCCATGGAGGGCAATCTGCCTAGCGCCGCGCTCTATTTTGAAAAGGCGCTCAGCGTCGATTCCACCAACGTTAGGATCCGGCGCGACCTCGCCGCGACCCAGTGGCAACTCGGTCAATTGCGCGCTGCCAAAGCTAACCTGCGGCTGGTCCTCAGGAGCGATCCCCGAGATCGCCAGGCGATTTTGCTCCTGGGGATGGTAGCGGAAAACTCAAAGGACTACGTAACCGCGGCTCGAATGCTAGGCTCAATTCCAAGCGAACTGACCCAGCATCCTGAGGCGAGAGCTGCGCTTGTCCATGCGTATTACGAATCTGGTCAACGAGCCCAAGCGCGACAGGCGATTGAAGCCTCACTGAACGAAGACAAAGATCCTCAGGCACTCTTCCTCATGGCACAGGTCGCAACCCAGGAAAGGGATTTCGAAATCGGTGAGAGAGTGCTCACCTCCATTAAGTCCGTCTATCCCGACCAGCGCGCACTCCAGTTCGAATTGGCATCGCTGCAGTACCGCTCGCAACGTTTTGCCGATTGCCAGCAGACCTTGGTTGACCTTATCAAGGCTGGGGATGAAACCAGCGAGGTTTACAACCTGCTCGGATGGGCCTACGAATCGCAGGGTCGGACGAATGAGGCCACTCGCGCTTTGGACAAGGCGGTTCAGCTAGACAGTAAAAAAGAGGCGAACTACCTGGACCTGATCCAGATCCTCTTGAATCAGCATCAATTCACCCGCGCTCAGGAGGTCGCGAGGAAGCTGACCGAATTATTTCCATCCTCCTTCCGTGCATACGACCTGAGAGGCGCGGCTGAGACCCGGGCCAGTGACTTCGGAGCGGCTGCGATGTGCTACACACGCGCGGTTGAGCTTGAACCTCACAATGCCCGCGCAAATCTACTACTGGCGCAGGCTCAAGAACGAGCGGGAATGAAGCAGGGGGCTGAGAGAACTTTAAGACGAGGAATGCGTCTGTTTCCTCGCGACGGTTCTCACTTCCAGGAGTTCGCACTGATGCTCCTGAAGGACGCTCAGCCGGAAGACTCAGCGACGAAGGTCAGCGCTGCGGGCCTGCTGCAGACTGCTATCCGCCTGGATCCACAGCTCTGGGAATCCCACCATCAGCTTGGTGAGCTCTGGATTGAAAAGAAGCAGACCTCGAAGGGACTTAAAGAACTTGAAGTAGCAGAACGGTTGCGGCCTGGAAGCAGCAAAGTCCACTACTCGTTGTGGAGAGCCTACCGCCGACAAGGTCGGGAGCAGGAAGCAGCGAAGGAACGTGCGCTGTTCGAGAGTGCAACCGCGGAGGAAGAAGCCTCGCTCCACCGTCCGCCCGAGCCTGCAAAGAGGACCGAACAGAGGTGA
- a CDS encoding GNAT family N-acetyltransferase, whose amino-acid sequence MIETQRLRLRGHRLDDFPHCTAMWGDANVTRYIGGKPLSEEESWTRLLRYVGHWSLLGFGYWVAEEKVTGNFVGELGFAEYKRDLVPSLKGIPEIGWAFVPQAHGKGYATEAVRGVVAWGDQHFGSARTACIIDPGNVASIRVAEKCGYRELQPTTYKGQPTIMFVREPGAAG is encoded by the coding sequence TTGATTGAAACGCAGCGGCTCAGACTCCGCGGCCATCGCCTCGATGATTTTCCTCATTGCACCGCGATGTGGGGAGACGCAAATGTAACTCGGTATATAGGCGGCAAACCGCTCAGCGAAGAGGAATCCTGGACGAGGTTGCTGCGCTATGTCGGCCACTGGTCGTTGCTTGGCTTCGGTTATTGGGTGGCCGAGGAAAAGGTGACCGGGAATTTCGTTGGGGAGCTTGGATTCGCGGAGTACAAGCGCGACCTGGTGCCTTCACTTAAGGGCATACCGGAGATCGGATGGGCCTTTGTACCGCAAGCACACGGCAAAGGATATGCCACTGAAGCGGTTCGGGGCGTGGTCGCTTGGGGAGACCAGCACTTCGGGTCAGCACGGACTGCCTGCATCATCGATCCCGGGAATGTTGCTTCGATTCGTGTGGCTGAGAAATGCGGATATCGAGAACTTCAGCCAACCACGTACAAAGGACAACCGACGATCATGTTTGTTCGCGAACCGGGTGCAGCGGGTTGA